GAATGCGCTGACCACCATCGAAGCGGTCAAAGCCAAGCTCGTTACTTTGAAAGCTAGCTTGCCGCCAGGCGTAGAGATCGTACCAACCTACGATCGATCAAGACTCATTGAGAGTGCCATCGAGAACCTCAGCCACAAACTTATCGAAGAGTTTGCCGTTGTGGCCGTGGTTTGCGCTCTGTTCTTGTTTCACCTGCGCTCGGCTCTGGTGGCTATCGTCTCCTTGCCGTTGGGCATTCTGGCGGCATTCATCGTCATGCACTGGCAGGGAGTTAACGCCAACATCATGTCGTTGGGCGGCATTGCTATTGCCATCGGCGCGATGGTTGACGCCGCAGTGGTGATGATCGAGAACGCGCACAAGCACCTGGAGGAGTGGAACCACGAACATCCGGGGCAGCAATTGCAAGGCGAAACCCGCTGGCGGGTGATCGGCGATGCCGCCGCCGAGGTTGGTCCAGCGTTGTTCTTTTCGTTGCTCATCATCACCCTTTCCTTCGTGCCGATCTTCACGTTGGAGGCCCAGGAAGGCAAACTGTTTTCGCCGTTGGCCTTCACCAAAACCTATGCGATGGCGGCCAGCGCTGGTCTTTCGGTGACGCTTATTCCAGTGTTGATGGGGTATTTGATCCGTGGCCGCATCCCGGACGAACAAAAGAACCCGCTAAACCGTTGGCTGATCGCAATCTACCGCCCTTCGCTGGAGGTCGTGCTGCGCTTTCCCAAGGCCACCATCGCTGCAGCAGTGGTGTTTCTTGTTGCCAGCTTGTGGCCTCTGCAGCACCTGGGCAGCGAATTCATGCCGCCGCTCGACGAAGGCGACCTGCTGTATATGCCAACCGCACTGCCAGGCCTGTCGGCAGGCAAGGCAGCGCAGTTGCTGCAGCAGACCGACCGCCTGATCAAGGCGGTGCCTGAGGTTGCCACGGTCTACGGCAAAGCGGGCAGAGCCGCGACCGCGACCGATCCCGCACCACTGGTGATGTTCGAGACAACCATTCAGTTCAAACCCAAGAGCGAGTGGCGAGCTGGCATGACGCCAGAGAAGATCGTTGAGGAGCTGGACAAGACGGTACGCGTACCGGGATTGACAAACATCTGGATTCCACCAATACGAAATCGCCTCGACATGCTGGCTACCGGTATCAAAAGCCCGGTCGGAGTCAAGGTTTTGGGCAGTGATTTGGCTGTGATCAACCGGCTCACTGGCGAGATTGAACAGGCGGTCAAGCAGGTGCCTGGTGTGACCAGCGCCTTTGCCGAGCGCTTGACGGGCGGACGCTATGTGAACGTGGATATCAAGCGGGAACGAGCGGCTCGATATGGGCTCAACATGTCGGACGTGCAATCGGTGGTGGCCAGCGCAGTGGGCGGTATGAACGTTGGCGAGACCATTGAAGGCCTGCAGCGCTATCCGATCAATGTGCGGTATCCACGCGAGGTGCGGGATTCGCTGGACCGTCTACGTGATTTGCCCATCGTGACACCGCGAGGGCAACAGCTTGTTCTGGGTGACGTGGCGGACCTTCGTGTTGAAGACGGGCCGCCTATGCTGCGCAGTGAAAACGCCCGCCTGGCGGGGTTCGTCTACGTCGACCTGCGAGGACGCGACTTGGGTACAGCAGTGCGTGAGATGCAAAAGGTGGTGGTTGAACAGGTGAAACTACCCCCCGGGTATTCGGTGTCTTGGTCCGGGCAGTTCGAGTTTCTCGAACGCGCCACTGCCAAGCTCAAACTGGTGGTGCCTTTCACGCTGCTCATCATCTTTCTGCTTCTGTACCTGACTTTCAAGCAGTTCGATGAGGCCCTGCTGCTGATGGCAACGCTGCCCTTTGCCTTGGTTGGTGGTATTTGGCTTCTATATGGTCTGAATTACAACCTATCGGTGGCGGGCGTCGTGGGCTTCATCGCGCTCGCGGGCGTAGCGGCTGAATTTGGCGTGATCATGCTGCTTTACTTAAAGCAGGCTTGGATGGCTCGCATCGACCAGAACCAAACAAGCGAAGCCGATCTCCTGGACGCCATCCGCGAAGGGGCAGTGCAACGCGTGCGCCCGAAGGCAATGACAGTGGCGGTGATTTTGGCCGGCCTGCTGCCCATCATGTGGGGGGTTGGCACTGGAAGCGAAGTGATGCAACGCATTGCTGCTCCCATGGTGGGGGGAATGATCTCCGCGCCGTTGTTGTCGATGTTTGTGATCCCGGCTGTTTATTACCTGATGCGCCGGCCTCGGCGAAAGTCGCGCACACAAACGCTCACCATATTGGCTCACGGCGACGAGCATTGATGAGGACGCGGTCCCTGGCTAAGCCAGGGACCGCGTCCTCCTTGCTCTCACATCGTAGGTGGATGGACGGGTTCTACCAGAACCCCGATCCAGGCTTGCGGTTCTCATGGTGGGTATTTCATGATTTGTTGGTTTTGTCGAACGAAGTCGAGGTCGCGCCTTTGACACGAACCTGTTTAAGGGAATCGCCCTTGGTTTGCCAATTGAGCCAGATCGCCAGCACGAGGACAGCGATGAACGCTACTGCTGGAACAAGCGCCAGACCCCAGCCAAGTCGGCGGCGCGCCTGCGCAGCGTGTCCAGGTCCAGGCGCCGACATATCCCGTTTCACCGGGGTCTGAAAGCCTCGCACCCGACGTTGATCCTGTTGCTCTTCTGTTCGACCCCACAGCCGCACCAGCAGCAATGCGGCGACCAAGCCCATCATGCTCGCCAGGATCCAGATCACCAGACCGCCCAACAATTCGTCTTCCAGAGGCGTGACACCCCACCATCGGCCAAGCTTGTCATATGCCGCGTAGGTCACCGTGCCCTTGAAGGTGATCAACGCGCCAAGCGGAATGTTGGCAAAAATGGCTGCGCTCGCCATGCCGAGCCGCGCCGGAAACGTTGCGCCCCAGGGCGCTGGACGCGGGTCGAATACGGTCCAAAAAAACAGCAACCCAGAGGCCAGCATAGTCACGTGCATCAGGTAATGCCAGCCCGAAAGCAGCAGCGCCTGGTTGTGAACCTCTGGTATCTGCCAGAAGTACAGCGCGCCAATATAGAGCGCGGTGCTAACGAGCGGTCTGGCAAGCAGCGCAAATGCGGCTCGAACGGTTCGGCTGCTCATCAAGGGTACGAGGACCGACCGTCTCAGCGACGTAGGCAATCCGGCGATCAGGGGTCCGGACGGGACGGCCAGCATCAGCAGCATTGGCGCAAGGCCGCGCAGCAAAAGGTGCTGGACCTGGTGCACCGCAAACAGGTGTTCGGCGATCACGTCAAGGGGTGTGATCAGAGCCAGCCCGATGCAGGCGAGGCCTGCGTAGAACGCCACTTCGCGGCCACGATGGGATCCGTCACGTTTGAAACGAAGGCTCTTGATGCCGCGTTGGTACACGAAGGCTGCAAGCGCAATCGCCACAACGGCGTCAAGGCTGAAAGGCCAGGGCAACGGCCACGCAGGCGGCGATGCTGAATCCCCGTGGGCCAGGGCGGCCGATGAAATCAGCAGCATCGACACGCCCCCTATTGGGGCAGCAATCCTCGCCATTGAACGCGTCGGATTCATAGTGGAGCCTTGCCTGGGCGCCGCCAGCCACGCCAAAGCCATAGGTAGGTAGCCAGCAAAACCGCATAGTTCAAACCCATGAACCATGGCGTGTTCCAGGCGATACCGTCGAAACCCTGGCGGGTGATGGGCCACAGGATCGGCGACGGGTAGTAGTCCGCTGAATGCGTGAACAGGTCGATCAGCACATGCGACCACCAGCCGAGCAACGGAATCCAGAGTTGCCTGCGCCATGCCCATAAGAGCAAGGTGATCGCGCCGAGAACGATGGCGCTGTGGGTGACGCAATGCAGGTTGTGCGAAAGAAAATCGATCAACGCCGGCACGGCCGGTTCCTGGCCGGGGGTTGCGTAGGCATAACTCTGCACGGTCGACGCGGTACCAGCGCCGAAGGCTGACCAGCCGACGATTGGCAGCAAATGCGGCACGTCAGGTGCGACAGCCAGCGAGACTGTTAGCGCCGCCGTTCGCCTTGACACCGGCCATCGCCGATGCGCCAGCGCCAATCCCGCTCCCGCCCACAAGGCATGTGCAAAAACATCCATAGGGTCATTTCTCCAAGTGTGAGGATTGAGGTTCTGCTACCCGGTCAAGGGAGCGCAAAAACTGCTCGGGTGGCTCGTAGCCAATGACGCGGATCGTCTGTTCCTGTCCGTCGCGGTCGAAGAAGATGATTCCCGGCGGTCCAAACAAAGAAAAGCGCCGCAACAAGGCTTGATCTTCGGCGTTGTTGGCCGTCACATCGGCGCGAAGAACCAGCGTGTCTTTCAGCCTCGCTTGCACTCGGGGGTCGCTGAAAGTGAACTGGTCCATCTCCTTGCACGACACACACCACTCGGCCCAAAAGTCGAGCATCACGGTGCGACCACGGGCATTCTGCAGCCGCGCGTCCAGATCGGCCACGCTGAGCACCCGATCAAACTTCAATTCCCGCGTCTCGACGCGTTCGGTGCCACGCAACCCGGCAAGCGGCTGCAGGATTTCCCGGTGCCCCGAAAGGGCCCCCAGCAGCATTGCCGCGCCCATCAGCAAGGCGAGAACGCCGATGCCTTTGAACAGCCGTCGGTGCCCAGGTGCATCCGCCGGCAGCGGGTCAAGCGCATGCAGGTACATCGCCGGCACGATCAGCAATGCCGCCCACAGCAGTTGCTGAGCGACCACAGGAATCACCGGCGATATCAGGTAAATGGCAGTTGCCAGCATCGTGACGCCGAAGACCCGCTTGATGGATTCGGTCCAGGCTCCCGCCTTGGGCAGCAGCGAGCCGGTTGTGGCACCCACGACCATCAGGGGTATGCCCATGCCGATGGCCATTGCGAACAGGGCCGTACCACCGAGCACGACATCGTGGGTCTGGCCGATGTAGAGCAAAGCACCTGCCAGAGGTGCGGCCACGCAGGGACCGACGATCACAGCAGACAGCACGCCCATCAGGAACGCGCCAATTACCTTGCCACCCTTGATCCGGCCGCTGGCGATCGCCAACCTCGTCTGCAGCGCCGTGGGCAGCTGCAATTCGTAGAGACCGAACATTGATAAGGCCAGCACGACGAAGATTACCGCGAACGAACCGAGCACCCAGGCGTTTTGCAGGTAGGCCGACAACAGGGTTCCTGCAAGCCCGGCCGCGACGCCGGCCAGCGCATAGGTCAAGGCCATGGCCAACACGTAGACCGCCGAGAGCCCTACCGCATGGCGCCTCGTCAGCTTGTTGCCGTGACCGGCCAGGATGCCCGTCAGGATCGGAATCATGGGTAGCATGCACGGCGTAAAAGCGAGCAGAAAACCGAAGCCGAAAAATGCCGCCACCAGGGCCCAGCGGCTCTGATTGGCAAACAGCAGGCGCACCGTATCCAGATCCGATGACGGTGCGGTTGTTGCGCCCTTACTTGCATTCACCGCTGGCTCGGGAGGCGAGGGGCCAGACACTGATGCGGCCAAAAGCGACACATTGACGGTTTTCTCAATCGGCGGATAACACACGCCCAACGGCTCATTGCAGCCTTGGTAGGAGGCGAGCAGTTCGACGCTCTCCTTCTGGTCACCAGAACTGCGCAGCTTGATGACGGCGTCGAATGCCTGGTGATAAACCTGCACACTACCGAAGGTGGGGTCGGCCTTGGGTTCACCCTGTGGCAATGCCACGTCCGAGATCGAAATGGTCGTCGGCTTGACGATGGTGAAACTGATACGGTCGCGGTACATGTAGTAGTCCGCAGCAGGTGTCAAGGTGGCGATCAAGGTATTCGCATCCTTGGCATTGACAGCGATCTTGAATGCCAGATCCGGCGGCAACAATTCCTCCGACTTGTCTGACTTGCTGATCTTGTCGATCCAACTTCGGACTGCGTTCAAAGGACCAGGCGACTCCGAGGCTCTCACCGATGGGGACACAGTGCTCGGCGCTACGCTGGCATTCTGTGCCAGCGCGATAGCTGGCGTACCCAGCAGCACCAGCCAAGCGAGCCAGCGCAACGGGCGGAAAAGTACGTGGAAGTGCGCGCTCATTTCCCAACCTTGTTCTTCGGCTGGCTGTTCATAGGACTCCGAGCGGCCGCCTTCTGCAAGGCCTGTTCAAGCTTGGCACGAGGCAAGGCCCCAACCAGCCGACTTCCGTCGGACAGGATCGTGGTCGGCGTGCCATTGATACGGTGGCGCGCCGCAAGTGCGGCAATGTCAGCGATCGGAGTGGCGCAATCGGCAGGGCCTGCCGGCACGGTGCCGTTGTGCATGATCTCTTCCCAAGCCGTGGCGCGATCTGGCGCGCACCAGACGGCGCGCGACTTGGCCGCCGCCTGCGGATGCAGCTGGTCGATCGGGTAGAGAAAAACATGGATGGTCAGGTTGTCGACACTGCGCAGGGTCTCCTCAAGGGCCTTGCAATATGGGCAATCGGGGTCCTCGAAGATCGCGATACGGCGCTCCCCATTGCCTTTGACAAGTGTGATCGACCAGTCGAGATTGAGGCTGTCAAAAGGAATCGCGTTGAGCTTATCGAGCCGCGCATCGGTGAGATTTCGGTCCGCGGCGACGTCGAACAAAGGTCCACCAAGGATGAAGCGGCCATCTTCGGTGACATAAAAGACCTGCCCTGCCACAGCGGCCTCGACGACTCCTGATACCGGTGTTTTCTGGATGTCCTGGACGGGTTTGCCCGGAAAGACCTTCTGCAAGGTGGCACGCACGGCGGCGTCATCAGCATGCACCGCAGATGCCAGGCTCGCTGCGAACATCAGAGTAAGCCATATCCGTTTCATGATCTACGCCTCCACCCGGTAATTGCGCATCAGGCCCGTGTCTTCATGCTCAAGCATGTGGCAGTGGTAAAGAAACAGGCCTGCAAAATCAGCAAAGCGAAGCAACACACGAACCCGCTCGCCGGGCATCACCAGCACCGTGTCCTTCCAGCCATCGTCGACGAAACCGGCCTTGACCGAGTCGTACTCGTCGGAAAACTTGCGCGACACCGATCGCGTTAAAACGCGAAACTGCAGGCCGTGCACGTGCATCGAGTGCGGCATCACCATGCCCATCATCGAGCCGCGGCCTTCGTTGCGGAACTCCCAGATCTCGTTCGTCCCGAGCTTGACGGTTTCGAGCTCGCTGGCGCCGAGCATGTCGAAGCTTTCGCCGTTGATGCCCCAAACCATCATGCCCATGGTCAGCTCGAACACCTTGGGATGGGCGTAGTTGACCGCCATGAGAGGCTCGGCCTTGGCAATCGTGGACAGGCGCGCGGGCGGCGACTCGTCGCGACCCTTGCCATCGCTGACCTTGAACCGCAGCACATCGAACGCCGCGCCGTCGGACAGACTGCCGCCACCGCCCATCATGCTGCCCATGGCTATGCCGCCTTCGAAGGCGAGGCTGCGCAGCGTCGGTTCTGCAGCGCCCGCCCAGCGGCTGAAATTGACCCACAACTCGACCCGTTCGGCCGGTGCCAGCATCACATAGTCACGCTGCAATGGCGCTGCGAGCAAGCCGCCGTCGCTGCCGATCACCGTCAGCGGCGTCTGGTCGCTCCAGGCCAGCTTGAGCGTGCGTGTGTTCGAGGCATTCAGCAGACGCAGGCGGTGAGCCCGACGTTCGACCTCGCGTTGCCGCGGGATGCTGCCGTTGACGAGAACCTGATCACCCAGCACACCCATCATGCCGGCCATCATCGAGCCCATGCCGCCGCCGCCCATCATCCCGCCACTCATCATTCCCCCGCCCATCATGCCGCGGCGTTGTGAGGGCGCATCTTTGCCACCACCCAGATAGACAAACTGGTTGTCGGCATCGAAATTGCGGTCCTGGATCACCAGCGGCAGGTCTTGCGCGCCGGACGGCAGATTGAGCGCAGCCTCTTCGTCGTCGCTGACCAGGAACAGCCCGGCCAACCCGGCATAAACCTGTTTTCCGGTACGACCATGCGGATGTGGATGGAACCAGTAGCTGCCAGCGCGGTTGTCGACCTTGAACTCGTACACATAGCGCGCACCCGGAGCGATCGCGAATCGCGGGTGCCCGTCCATCTCTTCTGGTACATGCAGGCCATGCCAGTGAATGATGGTCGACTCGGGCAGTCCGTTGATGAGATCGATTCGAATCCGCTGACCGCGACGCACGCGGATGATGGGACCGAGGTAGCCACCGGCCGAGGCCTCGAGCGTATGCGGCTCACCGCGCAACAACTTGCTGCGGTAGCGCCAGACCTGGGTCGGTTTGCCAGACCGAATCGACACCTGATCGGGCAGGGCATGCAATTCGATATGGACGTCCACGTCGGCACCTGCCTTGCCTTGCGCAGCCAAGGCGGACGTACCAATGGAGGCCGTGACAACGGCACCGGCGGAACCCAGCAACAACAGGCGGCGTTGGTGGTTCATTTGATTCATTTGGTTCTCCCTTCGTGATTGATTGATCATTCAACAACCGATGCCCGTCATCATCGAGCCGTGCATCACCGCCATGCTCGCGGCGCTCAGCAGCGAGACGCCACCAATGACGGCCAGCACGATGACTGCAATACGTAGCGCTTGAGGTTGAGGTTGAGGTTGATTAGGACTATTCATGTGTGCTCCCATCCTGGGCGATAGCCGTCCAGCTGCGTCCTGCATCCTTGCTCAGAAATACACTGCGCTTGAACGTGGCAATCGTCAGCTCACTGCGACGCACTGGGTTCTGCGCGATGTAGGCCACTGCGTCTTCACTCAGTGCGGGCAGGGTCAGAGTCTCCGGAGCCGATCCGGGTTTGAGCGCGATCCGCATCAGAGATGGCTTGCCGGCGTAGCCGCTGAACCACAGGTGTTGCCCATCGAGATCGAAGGTTGCGGCCAAAACTTGTTGGCCACCAAAAAGCCGATCAAACTTCTCGGCGGCATTCCGAGACAGGTAGAGTCCGTCAGCGGCGCCCGCCGCCACAGTATTGGCTTCGGACGGGTGCACTGCCAGGGTCTTCAACTCTTTACCCAGCCCATCCGCCGCCGCGTGCTTCCATTGCAAGCCATCGTTCATGGTGAAGAAGATGCCAGGCTGATTCATGCGCGAGTTCGCGCCATGATTGACAACGTAGACTGCGTTGGTGCCATAGCTCGCCGCCAATGAGTGGAAGTCAGACTCACCTGACAAGCCAAGATCTTTCCAGCTCTTGCCGCCGTCACTGCTCTTGATCAGTCCGAAAGGGTTGGTCAGCCCCGACCCGGGCGCTGGATGGCCGCTGCTGTAAATAGCGTTGCGGGTGGCCGAGAAGCCCATGTAGTCATGCGCAGGTCCCTCCGCCTTGGACCACTTCCCGTTCTCGAAGACAGCCAGGCCATCGTGGCTGGGAATCAAGATGCGTGCACCGTCGGTG
This region of Hydrogenophaga crassostreae genomic DNA includes:
- a CDS encoding efflux RND transporter permease subunit, which translates into the protein MIAHLIRWSIANRFLILIATVLLAAWGVVSVARTPLDALPDLSDTQVIIRTSWPGQAPQLVENQVTYPMTTTMLSVPGARVVRGYSFFGDSYVYVLFKDGTDLYWARSRVLEYLNQVQSRLPAGATSALGPDATGVGWVFQYALTDKSGKLDLSQLRSLQDWFLKFELKTVPGVAEVATIGGMVRQYQVVLDPDKLAAYRIPHKKVIEAIRLANQEVGGSVLEMGEAEFMVRASGYLQTLDDFRAIPLMTTEAGVSVLLGDVGHIQIGPEMRRGIGELDGEGEAVGGVIVMRSGENALTTIEAVKAKLVTLKASLPPGVEIVPTYDRSRLIESAIENLSHKLIEEFAVVAVVCALFLFHLRSALVAIVSLPLGILAAFIVMHWQGVNANIMSLGGIAIAIGAMVDAAVVMIENAHKHLEEWNHEHPGQQLQGETRWRVIGDAAAEVGPALFFSLLIITLSFVPIFTLEAQEGKLFSPLAFTKTYAMAASAGLSVTLIPVLMGYLIRGRIPDEQKNPLNRWLIAIYRPSLEVVLRFPKATIAAAVVFLVASLWPLQHLGSEFMPPLDEGDLLYMPTALPGLSAGKAAQLLQQTDRLIKAVPEVATVYGKAGRAATATDPAPLVMFETTIQFKPKSEWRAGMTPEKIVEELDKTVRVPGLTNIWIPPIRNRLDMLATGIKSPVGVKVLGSDLAVINRLTGEIEQAVKQVPGVTSAFAERLTGGRYVNVDIKRERAARYGLNMSDVQSVVASAVGGMNVGETIEGLQRYPINVRYPREVRDSLDRLRDLPIVTPRGQQLVLGDVADLRVEDGPPMLRSENARLAGFVYVDLRGRDLGTAVREMQKVVVEQVKLPPGYSVSWSGQFEFLERATAKLKLVVPFTLLIIFLLLYLTFKQFDEALLLMATLPFALVGGIWLLYGLNYNLSVAGVVGFIALAGVAAEFGVIMLLYLKQAWMARIDQNQTSEADLLDAIREGAVQRVRPKAMTVAVILAGLLPIMWGVGTGSEVMQRIAAPMVGGMISAPLLSMFVIPAVYYLMRRPRRKSRTQTLTILAHGDEH
- a CDS encoding cytochrome c oxidase assembly protein translates to MVHGFELCGFAGYLPMALAWLAAPRQGSTMNPTRSMARIAAPIGGVSMLLISSAALAHGDSASPPAWPLPWPFSLDAVVAIALAAFVYQRGIKSLRFKRDGSHRGREVAFYAGLACIGLALITPLDVIAEHLFAVHQVQHLLLRGLAPMLLMLAVPSGPLIAGLPTSLRRSVLVPLMSSRTVRAAFALLARPLVSTALYIGALYFWQIPEVHNQALLLSGWHYLMHVTMLASGLLFFWTVFDPRPAPWGATFPARLGMASAAIFANIPLGALITFKGTVTYAAYDKLGRWWGVTPLEDELLGGLVIWILASMMGLVAALLLVRLWGRTEEQQDQRRVRGFQTPVKRDMSAPGPGHAAQARRRLGWGLALVPAVAFIAVLVLAIWLNWQTKGDSLKQVRVKGATSTSFDKTNKS
- a CDS encoding metal-dependent hydrolase; the protein is MDVFAHALWAGAGLALAHRRWPVSRRTAALTVSLAVAPDVPHLLPIVGWSAFGAGTASTVQSYAYATPGQEPAVPALIDFLSHNLHCVTHSAIVLGAITLLLWAWRRQLWIPLLGWWSHVLIDLFTHSADYYPSPILWPITRQGFDGIAWNTPWFMGLNYAVLLATYLWLWRGWRRPGKAPL
- the dsbD gene encoding protein-disulfide reductase DsbD yields the protein MSAHFHVLFRPLRWLAWLVLLGTPAIALAQNASVAPSTVSPSVRASESPGPLNAVRSWIDKISKSDKSEELLPPDLAFKIAVNAKDANTLIATLTPAADYYMYRDRISFTIVKPTTISISDVALPQGEPKADPTFGSVQVYHQAFDAVIKLRSSGDQKESVELLASYQGCNEPLGVCYPPIEKTVNVSLLAASVSGPSPPEPAVNASKGATTAPSSDLDTVRLLFANQSRWALVAAFFGFGFLLAFTPCMLPMIPILTGILAGHGNKLTRRHAVGLSAVYVLAMALTYALAGVAAGLAGTLLSAYLQNAWVLGSFAVIFVVLALSMFGLYELQLPTALQTRLAIASGRIKGGKVIGAFLMGVLSAVIVGPCVAAPLAGALLYIGQTHDVVLGGTALFAMAIGMGIPLMVVGATTGSLLPKAGAWTESIKRVFGVTMLATAIYLISPVIPVVAQQLLWAALLIVPAMYLHALDPLPADAPGHRRLFKGIGVLALLMGAAMLLGALSGHREILQPLAGLRGTERVETRELKFDRVLSVADLDARLQNARGRTVMLDFWAEWCVSCKEMDQFTFSDPRVQARLKDTLVLRADVTANNAEDQALLRRFSLFGPPGIIFFDRDGQEQTIRVIGYEPPEQFLRSLDRVAEPQSSHLEK
- a CDS encoding DsbC family protein, encoding MKRIWLTLMFAASLASAVHADDAAVRATLQKVFPGKPVQDIQKTPVSGVVEAAVAGQVFYVTEDGRFILGGPLFDVAADRNLTDARLDKLNAIPFDSLNLDWSITLVKGNGERRIAIFEDPDCPYCKALEETLRSVDNLTIHVFLYPIDQLHPQAAAKSRAVWCAPDRATAWEEIMHNGTVPAGPADCATPIADIAALAARHRINGTPTTILSDGSRLVGALPRAKLEQALQKAAARSPMNSQPKNKVGK
- a CDS encoding multicopper oxidase family protein codes for the protein MNQMNHQRRLLLLGSAGAVVTASIGTSALAAQGKAGADVDVHIELHALPDQVSIRSGKPTQVWRYRSKLLRGEPHTLEASAGGYLGPIIRVRRGQRIRIDLINGLPESTIIHWHGLHVPEEMDGHPRFAIAPGARYVYEFKVDNRAGSYWFHPHPHGRTGKQVYAGLAGLFLVSDDEEAALNLPSGAQDLPLVIQDRNFDADNQFVYLGGGKDAPSQRRGMMGGGMMSGGMMGGGGMGSMMAGMMGVLGDQVLVNGSIPRQREVERRAHRLRLLNASNTRTLKLAWSDQTPLTVIGSDGGLLAAPLQRDYVMLAPAERVELWVNFSRWAGAAEPTLRSLAFEGGIAMGSMMGGGGSLSDGAAFDVLRFKVSDGKGRDESPPARLSTIAKAEPLMAVNYAHPKVFELTMGMMVWGINGESFDMLGASELETVKLGTNEIWEFRNEGRGSMMGMVMPHSMHVHGLQFRVLTRSVSRKFSDEYDSVKAGFVDDGWKDTVLVMPGERVRVLLRFADFAGLFLYHCHMLEHEDTGLMRNYRVEA
- a CDS encoding F510_1955 family glycosylhydrolase, producing MNFKIVFRNMTMSGLLVGLMATTGAYAGGSVTLTHVHGLSYSTDGARILIPSHDGLAVFENGKWSKAEGPAHDYMGFSATRNAIYSSGHPAPGSGLTNPFGLIKSSDGGKSWKDLGLSGESDFHSLAASYGTNAVYVVNHGANSRMNQPGIFFTMNDGLQWKHAAADGLGKELKTLAVHPSEANTVAAGAADGLYLSRNAAEKFDRLFGGQQVLAATFDLDGQHLWFSGYAGKPSLMRIALKPGSAPETLTLPALSEDAVAYIAQNPVRRSELTIATFKRSVFLSKDAGRSWTAIAQDGSTHE